In Haladaptatus cibarius D43, the sequence ATCGGGTCGCGCGACCCCGAAAAGGCCCGAACGAAGGCCGACGAGTACGAAACCGAACTCGACAGCTTGAACGTCTCGCGCTCGATTAACGGCTTCGCCAACGAGATGGCCGCCGAACGCGCAGACGTCGTGGTGCTGGCGGTGCCGCCGTTCCACGTCCGGGATACGGTCGAATCGGTGGCCGACCGACTGGACGACGTGGACGTGCTGGTGACGCCCGCAGTCGGGATGAACCGCGAGGAAGACGGATTCCACTACAAACCGCCGAAAGCAGGGAGCGTGACGGAACTAGTGGCCGAAACCGCACCCGAGGATGTCCCGGTCGTCGGCGCGTTCCACGGTCTTTCGGCGGGGCGACTCGCCGACCTCGAAGCCGAACTGTCGCAGGACACGCTCCTCGTGGGCGACGACGAGGACGCAAAGGAGACGGTCAAACTGCTCGCAGACGGAATCGAAGGCCTGCGGCCACTGGACGCCGGTGGTCTGGCAAACAGCGCGGAAGTCGAGAGCATGACGCCACTGCTCATCAACCTCGCAATGAACAACGCAGGACTGCACGACGTGGGCGTCAGGTTCGAATAGCGCACCGTTGCCGATTCAACTGACACAGTCGCTCAGGGAGTAGCGAACCGAAAAACGTTGGTTGTTGGTTATCGATTGCCGATTTTCGACTTTTCAATGTTCCGACTTACGCGCCTGCTTCTTCGAGGACGCGCTCCAAGTCGTCGCGTTGGGTGACGCCGACGAATCGCTCGACGACGCCCTCGTCGTCTTCGATGACGATGGTCGGAATCGAGCGCACTTGGTATTCGTTGGCGACGTCCTGATGCTCATCTACGTCCACTTTCTCGAACTCGACGTCTCCCCAGTCCTCTTGGAGGTCGTCGAGAATTGGGTCTTGCGTCTTGCACGGGCCACACCAATCTGCGTAGAAGTCGAGTAGCTTGACGGTCATCGTCTCTCTGTCGAGATTCCGTCGCCGCGTGCATAAGGGTTTCTCACTCTGCCAACTCTGCCGCCTGTTTTCATGATGCGACGAACACTGAAACCCCGGATATAAGGTTCTACCGTCCGATTTTGACATATTTCAGTCGGATACGATTGCTGTAACATCGTGGAGCGTCTCCACCTCGTAAGTCGGAGTCACGGCAAGGTTCAGGTTGGAGCAGTGCGCTCGGCGGACGAACGCCGAATCCATGCCCGCGCGGTGGGCCGCGACCACGTCGCTTTGGCTGTCGCCGACGTAGAGTGCGGATTCTGCGTTGAGGTCGGCGAGTGCTTTGTCGAGATAGTGCGGATTCGGTTTCTTCCACCGGAGGCTGTCGATGGCCTTGGGGCGACCGTAGTAGGTGTCGAACAAAGAGTGCAATTCGAAGAACTCCAAGATGAACTCGATAGTGCTGTGGTGGTTGTTGCTCACGAGGGCACAGGAGATTGGGTGGTCGGAAAGCGCGGAGAGTGCCGAAACGTCGTCGTAACAGGTTCGAACGCCTGCTCTGAATTTCTCCAGTTGCGACTGCTCGTCGTGGTATTCGCGCGCTTCCCAGAAGGACTCCGGATCGAGGTTGTAGGCTGTACAGATTTCTCGGAGTCCATCGACGGTGATGCCGCTAATGACCGCATCGAGATAGTTTCGGTCTACGTCCGCGACGCCAACCGCTTCGAACGCGGTTCGTGTAGCCTCGGCTTGCGTGTCGTAAGCAGGTGGTTCGACGAGGACGCCGTCGTTGTCGAAGATGACTGCGTCGTATTCGGTCATCCGCTGTCGTCTCCGTGCATCGTCGGGCTAAATTTCAACATCCAGAGTGGCCGATTAGTTGTCTCAATTGAAATTCTTTGTTGGTACTTGCTGAAACGGAGAGCGAAAGGAGACGACAAATCACTCAGTCGATTTCGGCAAGCCGTCGTTCCATCTCTTCGTCCATCCACGCCGCGAGTTCCTCGGGCGACTCATCGAGGAAGTCCGCCCATTTGTCGAAAACGCCGGAATGGCCGAGGAACCGAACCGCCGCATAAACCGGACGGCGGGATTCGAATCCCGGCGGAAATCCGCCTGCTTGCTCGCGGTAGCCGTCGTAGAACGCGGAGACGAGTTCTTCGGGAGCGTCGGCGCGAAGCGAGCCGAACTGCAAATTTTGGGTGCGGTAGATTTCCCGAACCGGGTCGCCGACGTGCCCGATTTCCCAGTCGAGAAAGCCGATTCCGCCGTCGGTGCCGAAGCAGTTCGGCCGGGCAGGGTCGCCGTGAAGGAGTGCGGCGGGTGCCTCGTCCAGCAGTTCACGATTCGTTTCGACGGCTGAAACCACCGCATCGAAATGGTGGTCGAAACGGTTCGAGGAAGCGATTTCCCGTAGTTCATAAACCGTGTCGATGAGAACGTCCGTCCATGGCCCCGTTTCGAGTTCGAGGACGGTCGCATCGCCGCCGACGATGTGGCCGTGATTTTCGAAACGAAGCGAGTGAACGGTCGCAAGCGATTTTCCGACTTGACGAGCGAGCGCGGCCCGCCGGGTCGCGCTCGCATCCGACCACAGGTGAATGAAGTTCTCTCCGGATACCGGTGCAGTAGCGAGATACGGAATCTCGTTTTCGGAATCAGAGGCGACAACTTTCGGCACGGCAACCGAGCAGTTTTCCCGAACGTAGTCGATGACCGCTTGCTCGCGGTCGATTCGGGTTCCGTCACCCTCGTTCGACATCTTCAGAAAGATGCTCTCACCGTCGGTGAAATCGATGCCGACGGTTCGGTTCTGGTCGTTCCACGACGGACCGGAAGACTTCACCTCGGCAACCTCGCGGTCGGAGAACGCGCGGGAGAGCACCGACGCGATTTGTTCGTCCATGGAGCGATGTTGTGCGTTCCCGATAAAGAAATATCGGTGACATTTTAGAACAATCGAACGGCAGCGGAGGCCGGTTTCGTCCGAAAACCATCGGACGACAATCGTTGCGAAAGGTTTACCCGGGATGCTATCGGAACCGAACGTATGAGCAGTGGTCAAAACTCCGGCGGACTGATGTCCAGCGCCGGACTCGTGCGATATTTCGATGCGGAAGACCGGAACGCGATTCGAATCAATCCGAAAAGCGTCTTCGCGTTCGGCATCCTCTTCGGCATCCTCATCATGGTGCTGAACGTCCTCGCAATCTAAACGAGTCCCTTTTGCCGACGTGTTTCCAACTCCCGGTATGAGTCTCAACGCTGGCGTTATCGCCGTCCAAGGCGACGTGAGCGAACACGCCGACGCGATTCGGCAGGCCGCCACAGCCCATGGCGAGACGGCCGATGTCACCGAAATCCGCCAATCCGGCATCGTCCCGGACTGTGACCTGCTCTGCATGCCCGGTGGCGAATCCACCGCCATCTCGCGCTTGCTCCAGTCGGAGGAAATCGCCCCGGAAATTCAGGCGCACGTCGAGGCCGGAAAACCGGTGCTCGCCACCTGCGCCGGGCTTATCGTGGCCGCCGCGGATGCCGGAGACGACCGCGTGGAAAACCTCGGTCTGCTGGACGTGACGGTCGAGCGCAACGCCTTCGGACGCCAAAAGGACAGTTTCGAGGCCCCGCTTTCCGTGACCGATCTTTCCGACCCGTTCCCGTCCGTGTTCATCCGGGCACCGCTCATCAGCGAAGTGGGGGACGCCGAGGTGCTGGCAGAATGGGACGGCAGACCCGTGGCCGTGCGAGATGGCCCCGTCGTCGGAACCTCGTTCCATCCGGAGCTGACGCCGGACAGTCGGATTCACGGGCTTGCGTTTTTCGGCGACTGACGGCCCACCCTGCACCGCAGTGAGCAAGAGTTTTTGGCACTGGGTCGCTTCCGTTTGGCTATGGACGTTTCAATCGACGCGGTGCGCGTCGCCGCGACCGGGGACGGGCCGCTCCCGGTCGTCGTACTCGCGCCGAACGACGGCGACGACGTGCTTCCTATTTTCATCCGATTCGAAGAGGGTATCAGCATCGCCCGGGGGATGGAAGCCGAGGACATCGGGCGACCCCTGACCCACGACCTCTTGCTCGACGTGATGGAGGAACTCGGCGGGCGCGTAGAACGCGTCGTCGTCAGCGAACTCGACGACAGCACCTACATCGCCGAACTCCACATTCAGACGCCCCGCGGCCCCGAAGTCGTTGACGCTCGGCCGAGTGACTCGCTGGCGCTCGCATCGCGCACCAACGCGCCCATCGAAGTCGCGGACGAGGTGTTCCACCACGGCCAACAGGAGCGCGAGCAGTTCGACGAACTACAGGACATCAGAGAAGTTGCCCAAATTGGTGCGAAATAGAGCCATGGACGACGTACTAGACGACCTTTTCGACGTTATCGAGGACAGAAAGGAGACGCTCCCCGAAGACTCCTACACCGCATCGCTGTTCACCCACGAGAAGGGCCAGAACGCCGTCCTCGAAAAACTCGGCGAGGAGACGACGGAACTCGTCCTCGCCGCGAAGGACGACGACTACGAGGAAATCGCGCACGAGAGCGCAGACATCGTCTATCATCTGTTGGTGTTGCTGGCCATGAAGGATATGGATTTGGAGGATTTACGGTCTGAGTTGGCAGAGCGGGGATAAGGGCGGGAATGGGAGGTTTCGAACGGTTAAGCGAGAATCGGGCGATAAGTACTGGTTCGGTTTTGTGTGATTTACCTCATTGTAACGCTAGGTAATCACGACAATACATGACCGCACCCGGCCACTCCCTCCCCAACCGACTCGTGCGCTCACATTCGTTCGCGCACTCATCCCTCGCGCGAAAATTGGCAGACCCTCGGACGAAGAGTCCGAGGGTCTGCCGACGCACGCGCCACAGGGTTTGTATCGAATAGAAAACCCGAATGTTCCATATGGCGCGCGAAGGCGAACCGTGGTTCGCCCGCGCGAGGGATGACTGAGAAACGCAGTGACGAAGGAATCGGTTGGGGAGGGCGTGGCCGGTTGCTGTAGCGGTGGCGGTATTTGTTGTCGTGATTTGTTCCAACACAGTGGCAAAAGCAATGCAGTCTGTTCACAACACAGTGGCAAAAGCAACTCAGTACCAATTTACAAAACAACCACGCGAATCCCGTGTTCACTCCTGTCGCTCGAATCGGTGTCGGTAGACGGTCACATCGTCGTCCCATTCGAAATGATCGTGGGCGTGGTTTAGACGCTCGCGGTAGCCATCCAAATCTTCCGACCCCTCGGCCTGCGCATCTTCGTTGGTCAAATCGCCGAGTTTTCGCTCGGTCACTTCGACCACTTCGAATGTCTTGCCGGAAATGTCGAACGTGTCGCCCTCGTCTGCGTACTGGTCGCCGCGGTGCAACTGCGAGACGCGCCCGGAGGCGACTGCCTGTTGGATGTGCTCTGCTGGAAGGACGGTGTCGGCGTCGATTTCGGCCATACCGGCTATTCGGCCCGTGGACAAAAATACGCTAACTTTTCAACAGCGACCCGACCATCCCGCCGAGCGCGCTGTCGAGCGCCATGATGAACGCGACGAGAAGCGCGGCGGCGAAGATGCCGATGCCGCCGAACAGCGACCCGACGGGGCCGCCCGCCAGTCCGCCGACGACGGTTCCGGCGAGGCCCAAAAAGAGGGCGACGACGATTCCGCCAAGCGCCCCTGCGAGCAGGCCGTGCCAGAAGCCACTGCCCAACCCACCGCCTGCGACGTAGCCTGCGGCGAATCCACCGATAAGTCCGGCACCAATGTGGCCGATTCCGGGAACGGCGAACGCGACGACGCCCGCGATAACCGAGACGACGAAGCCGACGAAAACTGCGTACCAGTTCGTCATGATGTATTCCGTAGGCCTCGGACGAGCAAAAGTCTCCCGCCGAAACGGGCAGAGCGCGAGACGGAGTCGATTCGAAACAGAGTTGAACACAAAATGGAGTCGAACGACGCTATGGACGCCCTTTTAACCCGGGAGTCCATACGGATGACCATGATTTTCGAGACCCTACCGACAACGCCCACGTCGGAGGAACTCATCGACAAGGCATTTTCGCGGGCGGCACGGGCGGGGCGGGCCAAAAGCGGCATCCAAGCCCAGCAGTCCATGCTCCAGACCGCCTCGAACGTGCTTTCGGATAACCTGCAGAACGTCGTCACCGCGTGGCCGGACTTCGGCGAGGTAGACCCCTTCTACTACGAACTCGCGGACGCCGTAGTGGAAGTAGACGAGATTCGAAAGAGCCTGTCGGAAATCCAGTGGGCCTCACGAAAGACGAAAGAAATCGGCCGCGAGTACCAAGGCAAACTCCGCGGCGACATCAACTACACCCGAAAAGTTCGCAAGCAAGGGTTCGCCCGCCTCGCGGACATCGTGGAGGAAGTCGAGGACGACTTAGACCGCGTCGGTGCCGCACGGAACGACCTGCGGAAACTGCCCGAAATCAATCCCGACGACCCGACCGTGGTCGTCGCGGGCTACCCCAACGTGGGGAAATCCTCGTTCGTCAACGACGTCACCCGCGCACGGAACGAAATTGCAAAGTATCCGTTCACGACGAAAAGTGTCCGTGTTGGCCACTTCGAGCGCGACCACATCCGATACCAAATCGTGGACACACCCGGCCTCCTCGACCGGCCGGAGGACGAGCGAAACGCCATCGAAAGGCAGGCGGTGTCGGCACTGACACACGTCGCGGACTGCATCCTGTTCATGGTGGACGCTAGCGCGTACTGTGGCTACCCATTGGACGCGCAACTCGAACTCCGCGATTCGGTGGAAAAACAGTTCGGTGATGTGCCGGTGCTCACGGTGTGCAACAAAGCAGACCTCTCGACCGACGTGGAGGCAGACCTGTACATGAGCATCGAAGAAGACGACAACGTCACCGAAACCCTCGATGCCGCCGTGGAAGCCA encodes:
- the npdG gene encoding NADPH-dependent F420 reductase, yielding MRIALLGGTGDIGQGLALRWAFDTDHEVVIGSRDPEKARTKADEYETELDSLNVSRSINGFANEMAAERADVVVLAVPPFHVRDTVESVADRLDDVDVLVTPAVGMNREEDGFHYKPPKAGSVTELVAETAPEDVPVVGAFHGLSAGRLADLEAELSQDTLLVGDDEDAKETVKLLADGIEGLRPLDAGGLANSAEVESMTPLLINLAMNNAGLHDVGVRFE
- a CDS encoding thioredoxin family protein, whose translation is MSKSDGRTLYPGFQCSSHHENRRQSWQSEKPLCTRRRNLDRETMTVKLLDFYADWCGPCKTQDPILDDLQEDWGDVEFEKVDVDEHQDVANEYQVRSIPTIVIEDDEGVVERFVGVTQRDDLERVLEEAGA
- a CDS encoding HAD family hydrolase, which produces MTEYDAVIFDNDGVLVEPPAYDTQAEATRTAFEAVGVADVDRNYLDAVISGITVDGLREICTAYNLDPESFWEAREYHDEQSQLEKFRAGVRTCYDDVSALSALSDHPISCALVSNNHHSTIEFILEFFELHSLFDTYYGRPKAIDSLRWKKPNPHYLDKALADLNAESALYVGDSQSDVVAAHRAGMDSAFVRRAHCSNLNLAVTPTYEVETLHDVTAIVSD
- a CDS encoding phosphotransferase family protein; the encoded protein is MDEQIASVLSRAFSDREVAEVKSSGPSWNDQNRTVGIDFTDGESIFLKMSNEGDGTRIDREQAVIDYVRENCSVAVPKVVASDSENEIPYLATAPVSGENFIHLWSDASATRRAALARQVGKSLATVHSLRFENHGHIVGGDATVLELETGPWTDVLIDTVYELREIASSNRFDHHFDAVVSAVETNRELLDEAPAALLHGDPARPNCFGTDGGIGFLDWEIGHVGDPVREIYRTQNLQFGSLRADAPEELVSAFYDGYREQAGGFPPGFESRRPVYAAVRFLGHSGVFDKWADFLDESPEELAAWMDEEMERRLAEID
- a CDS encoding preprotein translocase subunit Sec61beta — protein: MSSGQNSGGLMSSAGLVRYFDAEDRNAIRINPKSVFAFGILFGILIMVLNVLAI
- the pdxT gene encoding pyridoxal 5'-phosphate synthase glutaminase subunit PdxT codes for the protein MSLNAGVIAVQGDVSEHADAIRQAATAHGETADVTEIRQSGIVPDCDLLCMPGGESTAISRLLQSEEIAPEIQAHVEAGKPVLATCAGLIVAAADAGDDRVENLGLLDVTVERNAFGRQKDSFEAPLSVTDLSDPFPSVFIRAPLISEVGDAEVLAEWDGRPVAVRDGPVVGTSFHPELTPDSRIHGLAFFGD
- a CDS encoding bifunctional nuclease family protein; the protein is MDVSIDAVRVAATGDGPLPVVVLAPNDGDDVLPIFIRFEEGISIARGMEAEDIGRPLTHDLLLDVMEELGGRVERVVVSELDDSTYIAELHIQTPRGPEVVDARPSDSLALASRTNAPIEVADEVFHHGQQEREQFDELQDIREVAQIGAK
- the hisE gene encoding phosphoribosyl-ATP diphosphatase is translated as MDDVLDDLFDVIEDRKETLPEDSYTASLFTHEKGQNAVLEKLGEETTELVLAAKDDDYEEIAHESADIVYHLLVLLAMKDMDLEDLRSELAERG
- a CDS encoding ASCH domain-containing protein gives rise to the protein MAEIDADTVLPAEHIQQAVASGRVSQLHRGDQYADEGDTFDISGKTFEVVEVTERKLGDLTNEDAQAEGSEDLDGYRERLNHAHDHFEWDDDVTVYRHRFERQE
- a CDS encoding DUF5518 domain-containing protein, translating into MTNWYAVFVGFVVSVIAGVVAFAVPGIGHIGAGLIGGFAAGYVAGGGLGSGFWHGLLAGALGGIVVALFLGLAGTVVGGLAGGPVGSLFGGIGIFAAALLVAFIMALDSALGGMVGSLLKS
- a CDS encoding NOG1 family protein, which gives rise to MIFETLPTTPTSEELIDKAFSRAARAGRAKSGIQAQQSMLQTASNVLSDNLQNVVTAWPDFGEVDPFYYELADAVVEVDEIRKSLSEIQWASRKTKEIGREYQGKLRGDINYTRKVRKQGFARLADIVEEVEDDLDRVGAARNDLRKLPEINPDDPTVVVAGYPNVGKSSFVNDVTRARNEIAKYPFTTKSVRVGHFERDHIRYQIVDTPGLLDRPEDERNAIERQAVSALTHVADCILFMVDASAYCGYPLDAQLELRDSVEKQFGDVPVLTVCNKADLSTDVEADLYMSIEEDDNVTETLDAAVEAIGYEPELPFDG